The following coding sequences are from one Tissierella sp. window:
- a CDS encoding nucleotidyltransferase family protein, whose translation MIIGIIQASGFSTRMKEDKLLLEIDGIKVIERVVKACKESNLDDVILIYRRDEVKEIGNKYNIRTIYNEKAHLGQSEGLKLGVKEAEGSTAYMFLVGDQPLLTSTIIDKLLKEYKESNSTILVPYYNGNKGMPMIISSEFKEELLKIVGDKGGRDIVKDNIHIVKKVYFEDENLGVDIDTQEDIHRLRGGPISKK comes from the coding sequence ATGATTATAGGAATAATACAAGCATCAGGGTTTTCTACAAGAATGAAGGAAGATAAACTTCTGTTGGAAATAGACGGCATAAAAGTCATAGAAAGAGTAGTTAAAGCGTGCAAAGAGTCTAATCTAGATGATGTGATTCTAATATATAGAAGAGATGAAGTAAAAGAAATAGGAAATAAATATAATATTAGAACGATATACAATGAAAAAGCTCATTTAGGTCAGTCAGAAGGATTAAAACTAGGGGTTAAAGAGGCAGAAGGTTCTACAGCTTATATGTTTTTAGTAGGAGATCAACCCTTATTGACCTCAACTATTATCGACAAATTGTTAAAAGAATACAAAGAATCAAATTCTACTATATTAGTTCCATATTACAATGGTAATAAAGGAATGCCAATGATTATTTCATCAGAATTTAAAGAGGAACTCCTAAAGATAGTAGGAGATAAAGGTGGTAGAGATATAGTTAAAGACAATATCCATATAGTAAAAAAGGTTTATTTTGAAGATGAAAACTTGGGTGTGGATATAGACACTCAAGAGGATATTCATAGATTGAGGGGAGGCCCTATTAGTAAAAAATAA
- the ftcD gene encoding glutamate formimidoyltransferase codes for MQDKQYILAVPNFSDGRRQDVIDAITGEIKNRPGVTLVSVEPEHDFNRTVVTILGEPEPLKEALLAMAGKSYELIDMREQKGSHPRIGGQDTIPLFPFKNITLEECKTLAEEIGNELFAKYQVPIYFSAENARTEDKKSISFIRKGQYEGLKELLDDANHPDHEARRPDLSVDGKLSPQYGATIVSADLEGLTAYNVFLGTENVNIAKEIAKAVRGPSGGFSTTRAVGIKFPEREGVVVSINMFNCAQTPLYRAYELVKLEAQKYGIPVTGSELVGPVKLEYLLNNLNHYLGLQGFREEQILEKHLMG; via the coding sequence ATGCAAGATAAACAATATATTTTAGCAGTACCAAATTTTTCAGATGGTAGGAGACAAGATGTAATCGATGCGATAACAGGAGAAATCAAAAATCGCCCAGGAGTAACTTTAGTAAGTGTAGAACCAGAGCATGACTTTAATAGAACAGTTGTGACAATATTAGGAGAGCCAGAACCACTGAAAGAGGCATTACTTGCAATGGCTGGAAAATCTTATGAATTAATTGACATGAGAGAGCAAAAAGGTTCTCATCCAAGGATAGGTGGACAAGATACAATACCACTATTCCCATTTAAAAACATTACATTAGAAGAATGTAAAACACTAGCTGAAGAAATAGGAAACGAATTATTTGCAAAATATCAAGTTCCAATATATTTCTCAGCAGAAAACGCAAGAACAGAAGACAAAAAATCAATATCATTCATAAGAAAAGGACAATATGAAGGACTGAAGGAACTATTAGATGACGCAAATCATCCAGATCATGAAGCGAGACGCCCAGACCTATCGGTAGATGGCAAACTAAGTCCACAATATGGTGCTACAATAGTATCAGCTGATTTAGAAGGATTAACAGCATATAATGTATTTTTGGGAACAGAAAATGTAAATATTGCAAAGGAAATAGCAAAAGCAGTAAGAGGACCAAGTGGTGGATTCTCTACAACAAGGGCAGTAGGAATCAAATTCCCTGAAAGAGAAGGAGTAGTTGTATCTATAAATATGTTCAACTGTGCTCAAACACCATTATATAGAGCATATGAATTAGTAAAATTAGAAGCACAAAAATATGGAATACCAGTAACAGGCTCAGAACTAGTAGGTCCAGTAAAATTAGAATACTTACTAAATAATTTAAATCATTATTTAGGACTACAAGGATTTAGAGAAGAACAAATATTAGAAAAACACTTAATGGGATAG